The following coding sequences are from one Geodermatophilus normandii window:
- a CDS encoding helix-turn-helix domain-containing protein: MTLGTVEDRPLVVSLLAGDGVLGAFGLGVAAEVFGYDYRRLGMPRFDFAVVTDRPGLVRTDTGLTLHVEHGLERLAVSDIVLVTAWEDLSRPVSSPVLDALRAVHARGGQIVSHCTGAFVVAAAGLLDGKRATTHWRYAGELAARYPAVDVDPRVLYVDEGTIISGAGTASGVDALLHLVRREWGAAAANGLAREMVVPPHRDGGQAQYIDEPVARCEDDLLGLVLDWARAHLAEDISVETLARRALMSPRSFARRFKATTGTTPHAWLLGQRLAAAEALLEESDAPVEEIARLVGFGTAAGFREQFSRRRGVSPRAYRQTFRTGSAPVEVVPAGEGTAA, encoded by the coding sequence ATGACCCTCGGCACGGTGGAGGACCGCCCGCTCGTCGTCAGCCTGCTCGCCGGGGACGGCGTCCTCGGGGCCTTCGGCCTCGGGGTCGCCGCCGAGGTGTTCGGCTACGACTACCGCCGCCTCGGCATGCCCCGCTTCGACTTCGCGGTGGTCACCGACCGTCCGGGGCTCGTGCGCACCGACACCGGGCTGACCCTCCACGTCGAGCACGGCCTCGAGCGCCTGGCGGTCTCCGACATCGTGCTGGTCACCGCGTGGGAGGACCTCTCCCGACCCGTCTCCTCACCGGTCCTCGATGCGTTGCGCGCCGTGCACGCCCGCGGCGGCCAGATCGTCAGCCACTGCACCGGTGCCTTCGTCGTCGCGGCGGCGGGCCTGCTGGACGGGAAGCGGGCCACCACCCACTGGCGCTACGCCGGTGAGCTGGCCGCCCGCTACCCGGCCGTCGACGTCGACCCGCGGGTCCTCTACGTCGACGAGGGCACGATCATCAGCGGCGCCGGCACGGCCAGCGGCGTGGACGCGCTCCTGCACCTCGTCCGCCGGGAGTGGGGCGCCGCGGCGGCCAACGGGCTGGCCCGCGAGATGGTCGTCCCCCCGCACCGCGACGGCGGGCAGGCGCAGTACATCGACGAGCCGGTCGCCCGGTGCGAGGACGACCTGCTCGGGCTCGTCCTGGACTGGGCGCGGGCGCACCTGGCCGAGGACATCAGCGTCGAGACCCTCGCCCGGCGCGCGCTGATGAGCCCGCGCAGCTTCGCCCGCCGGTTCAAGGCGACCACGGGGACGACGCCGCACGCGTGGCTGCTCGGCCAGCGGCTGGCGGCGGCCGAGGCGCTGCTCGAGGAGAGCGACGCCCCGGTGGAGGAGATCGCCCGGCTGGTCGGCTTCGGCACCGCCGCCGGCTTCCGCGAGCAGTTCAGCCGGCGCCGCGGCGTCTCCCCGCGGGCCTACCGGCAGACCTTCCGCACCGGCAGCGCACCGGTCGAGGTCGTCCCCGCCGGCGAGGGGACGGCCGCCTAG